In a genomic window of Glaciimonas sp. PCH181:
- a CDS encoding PilT/PilU family type 4a pilus ATPase: MERDQATKFMHDLLRLMVSKRGSDLFITADFPPAFKIDGKITPVSNQPLTAAHTIELARAIMNDKQAAEFEATKESNFAINPGGGGRFRVSAFVQQGRIGLVLRTITTEIPNFDELGLPDTLKEISMTKRGLVIMVGATGSGKSTTLAAMIGHRNANSYGHIITLEDPVEYVHPHKNCIVTQREIGVDTESWGIALKNTLRQAPDVILIGEIRDREAMDYAIAFAETGHLCLATLHANNANQALDRIINFFPEERRTQLLMDLSLNLKAVVSQRLIPLKATKGRCVAVEVLLNSPLISDLIFKGDVHEIKELMKKSRELGMQTFDQALFDLFDADKITYEDALRNADSVNDLRLAIKLNSKDASTRNLSAGTEHLGIL, encoded by the coding sequence ATGGAACGTGATCAGGCTACAAAATTCATGCACGACTTATTGCGCTTAATGGTCAGTAAGCGCGGTTCAGATCTTTTTATCACAGCAGATTTTCCACCCGCATTCAAAATCGATGGAAAAATTACGCCGGTATCAAATCAGCCACTGACCGCTGCGCACACCATTGAATTGGCGCGCGCTATCATGAACGACAAGCAAGCGGCCGAATTTGAGGCCACAAAAGAATCCAACTTTGCAATCAATCCCGGTGGCGGTGGGCGATTTCGGGTCTCGGCATTTGTTCAGCAAGGGCGAATCGGGCTGGTGTTACGCACAATTACTACCGAAATCCCAAATTTTGACGAACTTGGCTTGCCAGACACGCTAAAAGAAATCTCGATGACCAAGCGCGGCCTGGTGATCATGGTGGGCGCTACCGGATCGGGCAAATCGACCACTTTAGCCGCGATGATCGGGCATCGGAATGCAAACAGTTACGGCCACATTATTACGCTCGAAGATCCGGTCGAATATGTGCATCCGCATAAAAACTGCATAGTTACCCAGCGCGAAATCGGCGTCGATACAGAGAGCTGGGGAATCGCCCTGAAGAATACTTTGCGCCAAGCGCCGGATGTCATCTTAATCGGTGAAATCCGCGACCGCGAAGCGATGGACTATGCAATTGCTTTCGCCGAAACCGGTCATTTATGCTTGGCAACGCTGCACGCAAACAATGCCAATCAGGCGCTAGACCGGATCATTAACTTCTTTCCAGAAGAAAGACGTACGCAATTATTGATGGATCTTTCATTGAATTTGAAAGCGGTCGTATCGCAACGTTTGATCCCTCTCAAAGCGACCAAAGGGCGCTGCGTTGCGGTCGAAGTCTTGTTAAATTCTCCGCTGATATCCGATTTGATTTTCAAAGGCGATGTGCATGAAATCAAAGAGCTGATGAAAAAATCACGCGAACTTGGGATGCAAACGTTTGATCAGGCTTTGTTTGATTTATTCGACGCCGATAAAATTACTTACGAAGACGCATTGCGCAATGCCGACTCAGTCAACGATCTTCGGCTTGCCATCAAGCTGAATAGCAAAGATGCCAGCACACGCAATCTGTCTGCTGGTACTGAACATTTGGGGATACTATGA